AAGAGCTTTCGGACACAACCGCAGCCTTGCGGAACccgcttgaagtcccagaagtcactgcgCCGTTTCCATCCTAGTTCGTTCTTCAAGggctgaaataaaacatgaaataaaagttGTGACAagtgacatgaaaagaaaaatcagaGAATTAGTGAAAAATCTGTGGAAAAGATATTGTCAAAACCATTCATGCCAGCCCTAGGAGGACGGGCTTCCCAGGAAGTGTCTTGATTTCTCCCAAGAGATTATCTTTCCTGCTCGCAGGGGATTTAAGGCATAGCAAAACTTCCCGTATTGTTACTGCTGGTAACTGTTCCTGGCTCCAGTTCTCTTGCCATGCAAAAATTATTTGATCGACAAATTATTATCTAAGGTCAGTGCACGATCAAACTTGCATGCATTATTAGGACTAAACGAGTGGTCTTGTGTTAGGGGTAAATATGGCCGACTTTgtttcagtaaataaataatattggcTTAATTACAATGATTATGTTTCTTCATCTGGTGTCAGGCTTTAGAATGTCTTTAAATCTACAGCAAATTCACATCAACCATTCATATTTTAGAGGTGTATTTATACCAGATGTAGATGTATCTTAATCTATACATTTGCTGAATCTGATCCTGATAAAAGGTTGTATGCATATGAATAAATGGGAAGAATCTGTTCGAAGCCGAGAGACGTGCAGCAAGGGCCGGACTTGGGGAGGTGGGGGCCTCTGGGCTTGAGTCGATTTCGGGCCCCCCTACTGTTTAAATAGAATAATTTGCTATATTTGTTTGTATCattaagaaattatttttttccagtGACTTGGTTTACACGTTTATAGTTCATGCTTTGACAGTTTAGGCATTCTTACTAAAAAAGAGcaaatatgtctgtgttttctctgtatTTCTGGTGGATCTTATACCTGTCGAATTGGAAATTTGGGAAATTGCATTCATATGAAACCAAAAATGAGAAATACAGTtctcagcatttattaatcttgttTATTGTAAGATGACAAATACAGTTGTTCAAGTTAGTAATTTACTGGATGTCTCCAGCAGGTGGTTTTCCTCTGGATTTTCTGCCTAAACACATCAGTCTGTGGTGCCACAGTgtaagaaatcttttttttgcaaaCCTTTTCTTTTGCGTTCTTGTCtctcagtttttttgtttttgttttagacGGATAGTTTAGCCAATTAAACAACATCGTTCCTTACAAAAGGCTGTTCTATTTAATCTTCCTAGACCACTGAAcaatctttaaatgaaaaataaaatgactggaATATTACTTGAcatttttgacataaaacaaatcaaatgaacGAGACCATGCGGGGGCCCCTAAAGGGCTTGGCCCATGGGCTGAAGCCCCGTCAAGCCCAATGGTAAGTCCGGCCTTGCGTGCAGCTGTTCTCATGTGTCTCAGTATGAGGGTACATCACTGACCCACAACAACCCCAAAAATACATCAGGGCAAGCGCAAAATAAGAATTATTTTAAGATTCAAACCAAGCATTCCAACTTGGTGTGCAAGAGGATGCTGGTTTGCAGGTTGTACAATCCCTTTACTGTTTATGTGTTTGCAAAATTTGTTGAAGGACATTTTCCAATTCTGCATGTGCACACTTCTTCCACTTAAAATATCATTAAAGGGCTCCAATATTTCtctataaaaaaagagttaATCACTGTTAATATTGTAGCGTTAATATCACTTGGTCCAAGACCCATATAGGTAACATTCAGATCCACCGCAATGTTTGCCTGTCTTTTTGATTGTCTGACAATCTGGAGGGTCACAATCTACAGGTGATGTACTCTGCCCTTTTTTAGACTTGCCAGCAGGCAATCAGTCCTTAGCAATGGTCTATCCACATCTTTGCAATGGCATGCCAATGTCCTGGTAACCATCCACAACACCAGAATCATTCACATTATTTATGTTGTCCTTATAAAGCATTACCAACTAGTTtggcttaaaaaaaaacatgtaaaaggATCGTCAAGGAAGTGTTCGTTATTATATCTACAAAACCAGACAATTTTCAGTGTTTCATTTAGTAGTGGTCACCTTATCTACTTTTTCAAAGTGTTATTTTTAACGCACAGAAATAGCATCAGTTAAATGCCAGCTTAAATGAGGTTTTGAGTTACAGGCTCAGCTATCATGTGCAGGGATTTCTCTGCAGTCTTTGCCAGAAACCTGCAGTGCTGCATGATACACCAAAGCAAACGTAATCACATGGGCAAATAACATACTTTTTAGCATTCTTTGTGCATTGTTATTTAATGCTGGAACTGAATAGCAACTTTGCCTTTAATTATGAATCATGGAAATAAGGGGAAAATACAATGCAAATTATAACTCTGCACAGATAATATCAGCACATTTAGCTAGACTTTTATCATTGTGTCAAATATACTTAAAGACAGATTTTGAATATAGTGCTATAGAACAACAAACTGCTGCTCACTCTTGTTTAGACGCTTTTGCATTTGAGGGTGCTGGGGATACAAAACATAGTTTCTTTGCTGAGGTGCCCCCATCTCATTTGTGATTGGTGGTGAACTGAAGTCACTGAGCGATTGGCTGTTTAGAGAAATAGAGGTGTGATCTTTCTTTGACACTCAGGATTTATGTAAGCGATCCTGAAACCATTTGGGCTTCTTGGAACAGCTTCAAGACTTCACACTAAGTTTGAGCATGATCGTGAGGCGGTGAAATGCATTGCCGATGTAAAGTGTTAAATGTTTGAATCCTTAGCTCATGAGGTAgatatatttagaagaaaatatttaatgatgaaacaataaaaattggctgaaattaatttgtataaaaattAGGTAACCGTATGATAGACTGACCTTTGGCTGCatgtaataaattatatttcattcttcttggattatatacattttatttggacACACGTGCATGGCCGGAAATTACCTTAATCTGTGTTTGGCTATATAACATTTTAGAATTAAATAATATgactattttattgtatattaattatattaaattttaaATCCTCTACAGTTATTGAATATTTGTGGAGGTCTACCGAAGTTAAATTTTAgccacataacatttatgtatatcatacacatttattaaacaaatacatcAATGGTAGAtgataagaaaatatattatttccTTTATTACAAGTTTGAAAAATGCACCCTTAATTAAAAACTGTTGGTAAAAAActttggtaaaaaaataaaacattcatcatTCCATAATATTATCAAACACGCTCATGTATTTACTTCTATCATTccgcaaatataaaaaattatatatacatttatgttaataaactATATCATGATTTCAATAAATATGCAACTGGTATAAATACTGGTACTAAAAGTCCACAATCCAAGAAACTGGATTAAAAAGGAATTTGTTCATCTCCAGAGCTCATACATTGTAACAATGTGGTTGCTTTGAATGCGATGTATCTATTAAAACAAAGGATCTGAAGACAGTTCTCAGGTTGCTCTCTTGCTTGTGGTCTGCAGTCGATGGGAGCTGGTGCCGTAGAGCTTGGCTGCTCGTGCCCCAAAAGCGTTGACCATCTGTTTGACCACCTCATCGAAAAATATTGTTGCTAACTGTGAGTGGAGTAGTGATTTGAACTCAAATGTCACCTGTAATGGAGAACACAGAATTATGGTAAACTGAGCATGAGCatgtttcaataaaacattttttgaatcTAATATGTTGTGAAAAAAGTCAAGCTGCACCTTATGTATCGTtctaatttacaaaatatttaaatttttagttCAGCAAGGGTTTTGTATTCATGGTAACATTAATTCATGTTAAAGTCTTCTTTATCCTATTTTCAAATCAATGAGTCCATTAATCTCCCCAAATCCCTCTTGCCGTTCTCCATCTCTAATCGTGTGACATTTAGGTCGTGAAGTTCCTTAAAGAACTATAAAAGATTATCATGTCCGTCTATGTCACCGGCAATTTAAAGACCTGAAGACAACCACCATGAGGTAAAAATAGCCACTAATCTGGTGTTATACCTGTGCTACATTTGAATTAATCCCACACAGAGTAGGAAATTCAGGGTGAATACACATTTGAAGTGTACAAAAGGTAAATTACTGGTTTATGACAGAACCTGCCAACTATTTGGGTAAAGTACTTACAAAGAACTCCACATTGCAGGAGTCAGCTTGGCCTGCAGCACCAGGAGTGAATCGCCATAATGTCTCAAGGTGACTGAAGAGCGTCCCGTCTATACACAGcgcctgaaacacaaacacattttagacAGAGGGTACAGACAGCACACTTGATCAAAATGAATCTTAAAGCATGATGTAAAAGATTAAAAGAagcaaatatgacaaaatacaccatttaatttaatttctaatTGGTTTACAGACTTACTCTGACTTGGTGGTTTGGGATTACTGTGACCTCAGAGGTGTAGCGTTCCACTATTGGGGGGAACCCAATTTCGAGCTGAGCTCGAATGTCGCCGTTTTTTCCCCTGGCGACCTTTGACTTCTTGCACCAAGGCACAAACTGCTGGTACTGGTCTACATTGGCTACGACGTTGCACATCTGCTCAGGCGAGTAGCTGGTAGGACAATATTCTTATGATACTGTTTGAAGAGAATGAACTTGATCTTAAgctctgtattttttgtgtgtacatACCCAAGGGCCCGGCTCTCTGAGTACTCCATCCTCCGTGTTATGAGAGGGGCTGATAAATTGATGAAGTTCCGGGTGGGCACCACCTGAGAAGATGCTGTGGGAGGAGGTAAGCTTGCCTGCCTTGTATCCAAGATACCACAAGAGCTCAAATgtctgaaaaaaacatacaaaagttCTGTTATTAATTTATCAGTG
This region of Triplophysa dalaica isolate WHDGS20190420 chromosome 7, ASM1584641v1, whole genome shotgun sequence genomic DNA includes:
- the si:ch73-141c7.1 gene encoding coenzyme Q-binding protein COQ10 homolog, mitochondrial yields the protein MAKKATSFFLRALEMSEGQSCNIMRRNSNATVRHLSSCGILDTRQASLPPPTASSQVVPTRNFINLSAPLITRRMEYSESRALGYSPEQMCNVVANVDQYQQFVPWCKKSKVARGKNGDIRAQLEIGFPPIVERYTSEVTVIPNHQVRALCIDGTLFSHLETLWRFTPGAAGQADSCNVEFFVTFEFKSLLHSQLATIFFDEVVKQMVNAFGARAAKLYGTSSHRLQTTSKRAT